A portion of the Cryptomeria japonica chromosome 5, Sugi_1.0, whole genome shotgun sequence genome contains these proteins:
- the LOC131064022 gene encoding 1-aminocyclopropane-1-carboxylate oxidase: MGVPVIDMKNIDGGDREVIMAEIAKACESTGFFQLLNHGIEHELMDRVKKVCAEHYKLNREESFNGSLPVRLLSNALDSDNADKIESVDWEDVFQVHEMQETNSWPSQPSDFKETIQEFRNQIFSLTAKLLEVISLNLGLEKEYLKEAFAGGEKPFFGTKVSHYPPCPRPDLIKGIRAHTDAGGLILLYQDDQVSGLQVLNDGTWVDVQPIPYAIVVDIGDQLEAISNGKYMSAWHRILPTKNGNRFSVASFYNPSYNAKIYPAPQLIAEANGGETSDEVLIYPEYLCGDYMKVYSQQKYEAKEPRFEAMRRVNVKC; the protein is encoded by the exons ATGGGCGTTCCAGTGATTGACATGAAAAACATAGACGGAGGAGATAGAGAGGTGATCATGGCTGAAATAGCAAAGGCCTGCGAGAGTACTGGTTTCTTTCAG cTTTTGAACCATGGCATAGAGCATGAACTCATGGACCGTGTAAAGAAAGTTTGCGCGGAGCATTATAAGCTCAACAGAGAGGAGAGCTTCAATGGCTCTTTGCCTGTAAGGTTGTTGAGCAACGCTCTTGACAGCGATAACGCTGATAAGATTGAGAGCGTTGATTGGGAAGATGTTTTTCAAGTACATGAGATGCAGGAGACCAATTCATGGCCTTCCCAACCCAGTGATTTCAA GGAAACAATCCAGGAGTTTCGAAACCAGATATTTTCATTGACAGCAAAGTTGTTGGAAGTAATAAGCTTGAATCTGGGGCTAGAGAAAGAGTACCTGAAAGAGGCATTTGCGGGAGGAGAGAAGCCGTTCTTCGGCACCAAAGTGAGCCATTATCCTCCTTGCCCTAGACCGGACCTCATCAAGGGCATCCGCGCACACACAGATGCAGGTGGCCTCATTCTCTTATACCAAGACGATCAAGTGTCCGGTTTGCAGGTCCTCAATGATGGCACTTGGGTCGATGTACAACCCATTCCATATGCAATAGTTGTTGACATTGGGGACCAGTTGGAAGCCATCAGTAATGGGAAATACATGAGTGCATGGCATCGCATTCTGCCCACTAAGAATGGCAACCGTTTCTCAGTGGCATCCTTTTATAATCCCTCATATAATGCTAAGATTTATCCTGCACCTCAGCTTATTGCTGAAGCCAATGGTGGTGAGACCAGTGATGAAGTACTGATTTATCCAGAGTATCTGTGTGGAGACTACATGAAGGTTTACAGCCAGCAAAAATATGAAGCCAAAGAGCCACGGTTCGAAGCTATGAGGAGAGTGAATGTGAAATGCTAG